A single Actinomycetes bacterium DNA region contains:
- a CDS encoding VWA domain-containing protein → MAYRYGRWQGGPDPLEPPFDLAAALDRLGDRVLAGERPGDALSSLLRQGMPGLRGLRDLLRRVRERRRELRGRGTFDGTLEQVRELLDRALEQEREALAADPSDAARLAEAELDQLPPDTAGAVRQLADRQWRSPEAAATYERIRDLLRREVLDAQFRGMRQALAGASSEDLERVRDMLADLNAMLDADARGEDTTAAFDQFMQEYGDMFPERPRNLDELVDALARRAAAASRLLASLSPEQREELAALMQAAMADLGLERELDRLGHALQWRRPELRWGQPAAMGGDQALGLGDATTALEELADLEALEASLGQGYAGASLDDIDLEAVERALGRAATADVEALRALERELAEQGYLTREHGELKLTPKAIRRIGATALRRIFSSLETRRRGDHDVPGAGALGELTGSSRQWQFGDEQPLDVVGTVKNAVLRGAGTPHPEVGITAPAAPRPAVTLEAADFQVLETEHRTRAAVCLLVDLSYSMLLREAWGAAKSTALALHSLVSTRYPQDALQIIGFSSVARILKPGELADLGPNMEQQGTNLQHALLLAGRHLDHHPDAEPVILVVTDGEPTAHLQPGGYPWFEWPPSPETIELTMAAVLRLTRRGATINVFMLDTEPRLVRFVQALARLNGGRVFTPSSERLGDYVVQDYLRARRGRRAG, encoded by the coding sequence ATGGCCTACCGCTACGGGCGCTGGCAGGGCGGGCCCGACCCGCTCGAGCCGCCCTTCGACCTGGCCGCTGCCCTCGACCGCCTGGGCGACCGGGTGCTGGCCGGGGAGCGGCCGGGCGACGCGCTGTCCTCGCTGCTCCGCCAGGGCATGCCGGGCCTGCGCGGGCTGCGCGACCTGCTCCGCCGGGTGCGCGAGCGCCGCCGCGAGCTGCGCGGGCGGGGCACCTTCGACGGCACCCTGGAGCAGGTCCGCGAGCTGCTCGACCGGGCCCTGGAGCAGGAGCGGGAGGCGCTCGCGGCCGACCCGTCGGATGCGGCCCGCCTGGCAGAGGCGGAGCTGGACCAGCTCCCGCCCGACACCGCCGGGGCCGTGCGCCAGCTCGCCGACCGCCAGTGGCGCTCGCCGGAGGCCGCCGCCACCTACGAGCGGATCCGCGACCTGCTCCGCCGGGAGGTGCTCGACGCCCAGTTCCGCGGCATGCGGCAGGCCCTGGCGGGCGCGAGCAGCGAGGACCTCGAACGGGTGCGGGACATGCTGGCCGACCTGAACGCGATGCTGGACGCCGACGCCAGGGGCGAGGACACCACCGCCGCGTTCGACCAGTTCATGCAGGAGTACGGGGACATGTTCCCGGAGCGCCCGAGGAACCTCGACGAGCTGGTCGACGCGCTCGCCCGCCGCGCGGCCGCAGCCAGCCGGCTGCTCGCCTCGCTCTCGCCCGAGCAGCGGGAGGAGCTGGCCGCGCTCATGCAGGCGGCAATGGCCGACCTCGGGCTCGAGCGCGAGCTGGACCGGCTCGGCCACGCCCTCCAGTGGCGCCGGCCCGAGCTCCGCTGGGGCCAGCCCGCGGCCATGGGCGGCGACCAGGCGCTCGGGCTCGGCGACGCCACCACCGCGCTCGAGGAGCTGGCCGACCTGGAGGCGCTCGAGGCGAGCCTGGGCCAGGGCTACGCGGGCGCCTCCCTCGACGACATCGACCTGGAGGCGGTCGAGCGGGCGCTCGGCCGCGCCGCGACCGCCGACGTCGAGGCGCTCCGCGCGCTGGAACGGGAGCTGGCCGAGCAGGGCTACCTGACCCGCGAGCACGGCGAGCTGAAGCTCACTCCGAAGGCGATCCGGCGCATCGGCGCCACCGCCCTCCGGCGTATCTTCTCGAGTCTCGAGACCCGCCGCCGGGGCGACCACGACGTACCCGGCGCCGGCGCCTTGGGCGAGCTGACCGGCAGCTCCCGCCAGTGGCAGTTCGGCGACGAGCAGCCACTGGATGTGGTCGGCACCGTCAAGAACGCGGTGCTGCGCGGCGCGGGAACCCCCCACCCGGAGGTCGGCATCACGGCGCCAGCCGCGCCCAGGCCCGCCGTGACGCTTGAAGCAGCCGACTTCCAGGTGCTCGAAACCGAACATCGCACCCGGGCAGCGGTCTGCCTTCTGGTCGACCTCTCGTATTCGATGCTGCTGCGGGAGGCGTGGGGGGCGGCCAAGTCGACCGCGCTCGCGCTGCACAGCCTCGTCTCGACCCGCTACCCGCAGGACGCGCTCCAGATCATCGGGTTCTCGTCGGTGGCCAGGATCCTCAAGCCTGGCGAGCTGGCCGACCTCGGCCCGAACATGGAGCAGCAGGGCACCAACCTGCAGCACGCGCTGCTGCTCGCCGGCCGGCACCTCGACCACCATCCCGACGCCGAGCCGGTGATCCTGGTAGTCACCGACGGCGAGCCAACCGCCCACCTGCAGCCGGGCGGCTACCCCTGGTTCGAGTGGCCGCCGAGCCCGGAGACCATCGAGCTGACCATGGCCGCGGTGCTCCGGCTGACCCGCAGGGGCGCCACCATCAACGTGTTCATGCTCGACACCGAACCGCGCCTGGTCCGCTTCGTCCAGGCCCTGGCCAGGCTGAACGGGGGCCGGGTGTTCACCCCGTCGAGTGAGCGGCTGGGCGACTACGTCGTGCAGGACTACCTCCGCGCGCGGCGGGGTCGCCGCGCCGGCTGA
- a CDS encoding cold-shock protein — MTVGTVKWFNAEKGYGFIAPESGEDVFVHFSAIQSSGYRSLNEGQQVEFDITQGPKGAQAANVRPLEQ; from the coding sequence ATGACCGTTGGAACCGTGAAGTGGTTCAACGCCGAGAAGGGGTACGGCTTCATCGCCCCTGAGTCAGGCGAGGACGTCTTCGTACACTTCAGCGCGATCCAGTCTTCCGGCTACCGCTCGCTCAACGAGGGGCAGCAGGTCGAGTTCGACATCACGCAGGGGCCGAAGGGCGCCCAAGCGGCGAACGTGCGGCCGCTCGAGCAGTAG
- the dut gene encoding dUTP diphosphatase: MVDIDLPVHRLDPELPMPGYAHPGDAGADLFAAEDVKLPPGGRAVVGTGVAVAVPEGFAAFVHPRSGLAARHGLTVVNAPGTIDAGYRGEVKVVLLNTDPTEPYVVRRGDRIAQLVVQPVLRARLVAVAELPPAARGPGGFGSTGS, from the coding sequence ATGGTGGACATCGACCTGCCGGTGCACCGTCTTGATCCCGAGCTGCCAATGCCCGGCTACGCCCACCCGGGGGACGCCGGCGCCGACCTGTTCGCCGCCGAGGACGTGAAGCTGCCGCCCGGTGGCCGCGCGGTCGTCGGGACCGGGGTGGCCGTTGCCGTGCCTGAGGGGTTCGCCGCCTTCGTCCACCCGCGCTCGGGCCTGGCCGCGCGCCACGGCCTGACCGTCGTCAACGCTCCGGGCACGATCGACGCCGGCTACCGGGGCGAGGTCAAGGTCGTCCTGCTCAACACCGACCCGACCGAGCCGTACGTCGTGCGCCGCGGCGACCGGATTGCCCAGCTCGTGGTCCAGCCCGTGCTCCGGGCCCGCTTGGTCGCCGTCGCCGAGCTGCCCCCAGCCGCCCGCGGTCCCGGCGGGTTCGGCTCGACCGGCTCATGA
- a CDS encoding SpoIIE family protein phosphatase has translation MDDAQPTSPAGAGADPPRIADLHPETLEQVVAALVDYSPLAIAVLRAPGLELELVNHVFAGLRPEAGMVGRTLAEVFPEAGPAGFTTMLKQVAATGETISATDTPVDFVGPTVRYFSFTCSRLPQPPGRPTRVLAVARETTAEVVTRTRAEAIADERARDLARARVTSARLRSLVDLAAAMASVEDLDRLLDLVTGEAARLLGADTASLFLLDERGTLIGRAAVGMPEDEIIGMRIELPGWPEIAEVMRTGHPAVHVRAEEVRGPEQPSIRRYGIRSYAALRLGTLDRPLGVLFVNHTRRRHRFTRPELAFVETLTSYLSVTIERARLVGSLREAVTSLQDALLPASFPEVAGLDVGALYRSASEVAQVGGDFYDLFPIGGDLVAAVIGDVCGKGVAAARHTARLRFELRALLEADPDPGRALETFNRKVFEEFAEDEYATLLVLVLDPSTGEVRWSSAGHPPPVVTDPAPRVLDFPGSLPVGLFPEAEHATHRLVLPRRHCIVLYTDGVVEARSSDGDELGPGGLLAALPPVPAGAAGVAEVILKEVQRHTGGELDDDAAVLVIARE, from the coding sequence ATGGACGACGCGCAGCCAACCTCGCCCGCGGGCGCGGGCGCCGATCCCCCACGCATCGCCGACCTTCACCCGGAGACCCTGGAGCAGGTCGTGGCGGCGCTGGTCGACTACAGCCCGCTTGCGATCGCGGTCCTGCGCGCCCCCGGCCTCGAGCTCGAGCTGGTCAACCACGTCTTCGCCGGTCTTCGGCCCGAGGCAGGCATGGTCGGCCGGACCCTCGCCGAGGTGTTCCCCGAGGCAGGGCCGGCCGGCTTCACCACCATGCTCAAGCAGGTCGCGGCCACCGGCGAGACGATCTCGGCGACCGACACCCCGGTCGACTTCGTGGGGCCCACGGTGCGGTACTTCTCGTTCACCTGCTCGCGCCTGCCCCAGCCTCCCGGTCGCCCGACCCGGGTGCTCGCCGTGGCCAGGGAGACCACCGCGGAGGTGGTGACCCGGACCAGGGCCGAGGCGATCGCCGACGAGCGCGCCCGCGACCTGGCCCGGGCAAGGGTGACCTCGGCCCGGCTGCGCAGCCTGGTCGACCTGGCCGCCGCCATGGCCTCGGTCGAGGACCTCGACCGCCTCCTCGACCTGGTCACCGGCGAGGCGGCCCGGCTGCTGGGCGCGGACACGGCCAGCTTGTTCCTGCTCGACGAGCGGGGCACGCTGATCGGGCGGGCCGCGGTCGGCATGCCCGAGGACGAGATCATCGGCATGCGCATCGAGCTGCCCGGGTGGCCCGAGATCGCCGAGGTGATGCGCACGGGCCACCCGGCCGTGCACGTCCGGGCCGAGGAGGTGCGGGGGCCCGAGCAGCCCTCCATCCGGCGCTACGGCATCCGTTCGTACGCCGCCCTGCGCCTGGGCACCCTGGACCGGCCGCTCGGCGTCCTGTTCGTCAACCACACTCGCCGCCGCCACCGGTTCACCCGGCCCGAGCTGGCCTTCGTCGAGACCCTGACCAGTTACCTGAGCGTGACCATCGAGCGCGCCCGCCTGGTCGGCAGCCTGCGCGAGGCGGTCACCTCGCTGCAGGACGCCCTGCTGCCGGCGTCCTTCCCGGAGGTGGCCGGGCTCGACGTCGGCGCCCTGTACCGCTCGGCCAGCGAGGTCGCGCAGGTGGGCGGCGACTTCTACGACCTGTTCCCGATCGGTGGGGACCTGGTCGCGGCCGTGATCGGCGACGTCTGCGGCAAGGGGGTGGCCGCCGCCAGGCACACCGCCCGGCTCCGGTTCGAGCTGCGCGCCCTGCTCGAGGCCGACCCCGACCCGGGCCGGGCGCTCGAGACCTTCAACCGCAAGGTGTTCGAGGAGTTCGCCGAGGACGAGTACGCCACCCTGCTGGTGCTCGTGCTCGACCCGTCGACCGGGGAGGTGCGCTGGTCGAGCGCTGGCCACCCGCCGCCGGTGGTGACCGACCCGGCCCCGCGGGTGCTGGACTTCCCGGGGTCGCTGCCCGTCGGCCTGTTCCCCGAGGCCGAGCACGCCACCCACCGGCTCGTCCTGCCCCGCCGCCACTGCATCGTGCTCTACACCGACGGCGTGGTCGAGGCCCGCTCCTCCGACGGCGACGAGCTCGGCCCGGGCGGCCTGCTCGCCGCGCTCCCGCCGGTCCCGGCCGGCGCGGCGGGCGTTGCCGAGGTGATCCTGAAGGAGGTCCAGCGCCACACCGGCGGGGAGTTGGACGACGACGCAGCCGTGCTCGTCATCGCCCGCGAGTGA
- a CDS encoding sulfurtransferase, translating into MADREQILVTTDWLAEHLNDPAIRVVEVDEDTDAYSRGHIPGAVAVNWNTDLQDPLRRDFVSPEAFAKLQDSLGIGNDTTVVLYGGNNNWFAAYAYWYYKVYGHENVKLVDGGRKLWELEDRPLTTDTPVVEPAGGYKAGEADLSIRAFRDQVLADYVGQEGAALVDVRSPEEYRGEKLAPDHLPQEAAQRPGHIPGAANIPWAKAVDGDTGRFLADQELSSLYSGNGVTPDKDVVAYCRIGERSAHTWFVLHELLDYPRVRNYDGSWTEWGSLVNVPIER; encoded by the coding sequence ATGGCCGACCGGGAGCAGATCTTGGTCACCACCGACTGGCTCGCCGAGCACCTGAACGACCCCGCCATCCGCGTCGTCGAGGTCGACGAGGACACCGACGCCTACAGCCGGGGCCACATCCCCGGGGCGGTCGCGGTGAACTGGAACACCGACCTGCAGGACCCGCTGCGCCGCGACTTCGTCTCCCCGGAGGCATTCGCCAAGCTGCAGGACTCCCTCGGCATCGGCAACGACACCACCGTCGTGCTGTACGGCGGCAACAACAACTGGTTCGCCGCCTACGCCTACTGGTACTACAAGGTCTACGGCCACGAGAACGTCAAGCTGGTCGACGGCGGGCGCAAGCTCTGGGAGCTTGAGGACCGCCCGCTGACCACCGACACCCCGGTCGTCGAGCCGGCCGGCGGGTACAAGGCCGGCGAGGCTGACCTGTCGATCCGCGCGTTCCGCGACCAGGTCCTGGCCGACTACGTCGGCCAGGAGGGCGCCGCGCTGGTCGACGTCCGCTCGCCAGAGGAGTACAGGGGCGAGAAGCTCGCCCCCGACCACCTGCCCCAGGAGGCAGCCCAGCGGCCCGGGCACATCCCGGGCGCGGCCAACATCCCCTGGGCCAAGGCGGTGGACGGTGACACCGGCCGCTTCCTGGCCGACCAGGAGCTGTCCTCCCTGTACAGCGGGAACGGGGTCACGCCCGACAAGGACGTGGTCGCCTACTGCCGGATCGGCGAGCGCTCCGCCCACACCTGGTTCGTGCTGCACGAGCTGCTCGACTACCCGCGGGTGCGCAACTACGACGGCTCCTGGACCGAGTGGGGGTCGCTGGTGAACGTGCCGATCGAGCGCTGA
- a CDS encoding isochorismatase family protein, which yields MAFDPSRDDALIVVDVQRDFCPGGSLAVPEGDEVVEVINRLAPRFATVVTTHDTHPADHCSFTAQGGPWPPHCVEGTPGWEAHPDLDVRSDFQVFKGRDRDQDGYTGWTKELADFLSRQGARRVVTVGLALDYCVQATALDARAAGFEVVVLTDATRAVNVRPDDGERALDALRAAGVHEDRAEEASLSSGA from the coding sequence ATGGCGTTCGACCCGAGCCGCGACGACGCCTTGATCGTCGTCGACGTCCAGCGCGACTTCTGCCCCGGAGGGAGCCTCGCCGTGCCCGAGGGCGACGAGGTGGTGGAGGTCATCAACCGGCTCGCGCCCCGCTTCGCGACCGTGGTGACCACCCACGACACCCACCCGGCCGACCACTGCTCGTTCACCGCGCAGGGCGGACCCTGGCCGCCCCACTGCGTCGAGGGCACCCCTGGCTGGGAGGCCCACCCCGACCTGGACGTCCGGTCCGACTTCCAGGTGTTCAAGGGCCGCGACCGCGACCAGGACGGCTACACCGGCTGGACCAAGGAGCTGGCCGACTTCCTCTCCCGGCAGGGCGCCCGCCGGGTCGTCACCGTCGGGCTCGCCCTGGACTACTGCGTGCAGGCCACGGCGCTGGACGCCAGGGCCGCCGGCTTCGAGGTGGTGGTGCTCACCGACGCCACCCGGGCCGTGAACGTCCGCCCGGACGACGGCGAGCGCGCCCTCGACGCGCTGCGCGCGGCCGGGGTCCACGAGGACCGGGCCGAGGAGGCGTCCCTGTCCTCGGGCGCCTGA
- a CDS encoding VIT1/CCC1 family protein, producing MSKARQFREHWADEMDGAAVYRALAERASGEQREIFLELAGAEERHARYWAAKLAELGEPEPRPGEHRRSVRTRLLSFLARRFGPGVVFPLVQQAEMADAGHYDAVPEASRAMATDERIHAKVLAGMTPSAARSGAIVRGERWHRGDSSGRLRAAIFGVNDGLVSNLSLVMGVTGGQAQPRLVLLAGLAGLLAGAFSMGAGEYISVTSQRELYEREIALEAEEISVMPEEEANELALIYRAKGIGREEAEAMAARIMRDESSALDTMAREELGLNPDELGSPWGVAASSFVAFASGACVPVLPFLLASGGAAFAGSVALSTLALFLVGAGISLLTGRSVLRSGARQLAVGAIAASATFGIGRLVGVSLS from the coding sequence GTGTCGAAGGCACGGCAGTTCCGGGAGCACTGGGCCGACGAGATGGACGGTGCCGCGGTGTACCGCGCCCTGGCCGAGCGGGCCTCCGGCGAGCAGCGCGAGATCTTCCTCGAGCTGGCCGGGGCCGAGGAGCGCCACGCCCGCTACTGGGCGGCCAAGCTGGCCGAGCTGGGGGAGCCCGAGCCGCGGCCGGGTGAGCACCGCCGCTCGGTCCGGACACGCCTGCTGTCCTTCCTCGCGCGCCGGTTCGGCCCAGGCGTGGTGTTCCCCCTGGTCCAGCAGGCTGAGATGGCCGACGCCGGGCACTACGACGCCGTGCCCGAGGCCAGCCGGGCCATGGCCACCGACGAGCGCATCCACGCCAAGGTCCTGGCTGGCATGACCCCGTCCGCGGCCCGTTCGGGCGCGATCGTGCGCGGCGAGCGGTGGCACCGGGGCGACTCGTCGGGCCGGCTGCGGGCGGCCATCTTCGGGGTCAACGACGGCCTGGTGTCGAACCTGTCGCTGGTCATGGGGGTGACCGGCGGCCAGGCCCAGCCCCGCCTGGTCCTCCTGGCCGGCCTGGCCGGCCTGCTCGCGGGGGCGTTCTCGATGGGCGCGGGCGAGTACATCTCGGTCACCTCCCAGCGCGAGCTGTACGAGCGGGAGATCGCCCTCGAGGCCGAGGAGATCTCGGTCATGCCCGAGGAGGAGGCCAACGAGCTGGCCCTGATCTACCGGGCCAAGGGGATCGGCCGCGAGGAGGCCGAGGCGATGGCGGCCCGGATCATGCGCGACGAGTCGAGCGCGCTGGACACCATGGCCCGCGAGGAGCTCGGCCTGAATCCCGACGAGCTCGGCTCGCCCTGGGGGGTGGCGGCCTCCAGCTTCGTCGCGTTCGCAAGTGGGGCGTGTGTCCCGGTGCTGCCCTTCTTGCTGGCCTCGGGCGGGGCTGCGTTCGCCGGCTCCGTGGCGCTGTCCACCCTCGCCTTGTTCCTGGTGGGCGCGGGCATCAGCCTGCTGACCGGCCGTTCGGTGCTGCGGTCGGGGGCCAGGCAGCTCGCGGTCGGTGCGATCGCCGCGTCGGCCACCTTCGGCATCGGCCGGCTGGTCGGCGTGAGCCTGAGCTGA
- a CDS encoding nucleoside monophosphate kinase: MSELRRVLLVGPPGAGKGMLAPSLAELLGVPHVSSGRLLRASVEQGDPHRVAEQVSRGQAVPDRAVMQVVTAALGDGFILDGYPRTVRQAVELDALLEADDRRVQLVLELVVPDEVASARLSRLARMESRSDDNPDTVVARLVAYRRDVPPVLAHYAGRVRRVNASGDLDEVFQRAERALASLPRGARP; encoded by the coding sequence GTGAGCGAGCTGCGCCGCGTCCTGCTCGTCGGACCTCCTGGAGCGGGCAAGGGCATGCTCGCCCCGTCCCTGGCCGAGCTGCTCGGCGTCCCCCACGTGTCGTCCGGGCGCCTGCTGCGCGCCTCGGTCGAGCAGGGCGACCCGCACCGGGTCGCCGAGCAGGTGAGCCGTGGCCAGGCCGTGCCCGACCGGGCCGTGATGCAGGTGGTCACGGCCGCGCTCGGCGACGGGTTCATCCTCGACGGCTATCCCCGCACGGTCAGGCAGGCGGTGGAGCTTGACGCCCTGCTGGAAGCCGACGACCGCCGCGTCCAGCTCGTGCTCGAGCTGGTCGTGCCCGACGAGGTGGCGTCGGCCCGGCTCTCGCGCCTGGCCCGCATGGAGAGCCGCAGCGACGACAACCCGGACACGGTGGTGGCCCGGCTGGTCGCCTACCGGCGAGACGTGCCGCCGGTGCTGGCCCACTACGCCGGGCGGGTCCGGCGCGTGAACGCCTCAGGTGACCTCGACGAGGTCTTCCAGCGCGCCGAGCGCGCCCTGGCCTCGCTCCCCAGAGGCGCCCGACCGTAG
- a CDS encoding AAA family ATPase, with translation MGEPAPPGVAPPGAERKLVTVLLADVDEAVEDFTEPDPEDVARTLARHLARVRAEVEAFGGTVEQTVGGRTVAVFGVPRTRTDDPERAVRAALAIRDALSSPGLGGPDPRTGPGVRLHVAVATGEALVRPGTAAAGRQRVLGDPVTVCARLLEIQREGAVLVTEATGRATERTVSYAPAGAIALGGGQPVAVWSALGLRTDPVEQAGQRPSHPLVARTRELGLLLDRFETARGSGTPHLVTLVGPPGIGKSRLVAELAGRVRAGTDPATWCQGCSLPYGHGVTFWALSMIVKAQAGILETDTAAQAERKLARAAAAAVPDPDVATWVAGKLRRLVGASAPAGPASGDREEAFAAWRRFLYGLARRRPLVLAVEDLHWADDALLDFLERLAAPQAPAEAGPIPLLVVATARPELLERRPDWAAGPRDDADAPGPGTAATPGPGTADTRRLGTAATPGPGTADTRRPGTAATRSLVALEPLSDRDTGQLLEALLARHGLPGTVEPALLARVGGNPLFAEEYVRMLRDRGAMGPHGDREASASAAAIPETVHAIVAARLDALPPGEKAVLQDAAVLGQAGWVGALTEIGHHERAGLEARLRRLEQRELLHRAWRSRVAGEVEYAFSHVLVRDVAYGQIVRAERAGKHRRAAAWIEALASDRAEDRAELLAYHYQAALGFARAAGQDVPGLADRARAALRDAGDRAAALGAWATAARYHAQARDLCPPGDPELPALELRLGRARCQGEGAGQEELARARDGLLAGGERALAAEAEMLLGELAFLHGRGEERAARLDRALALAADAPPSRSKAAVLKGCMMHLVIASRHAEAHGVAEEVLAMAGGLGLHDLEADAIGTIGLARVDAGDARGLADLERATAILESLSSPGSIVWHLNLAYAHAALGDLVRSSAALSAASRAAGRFGSMRRLRSIALQRVAECYWAGRWDEAVRIVDEDLAGDDRERHYLEWECRVWRGRIRLARGRVDAALEDAQAALALATDAADPQALNPARAFGARALLAAGRTDAARRTADELLAGLGGSALGPDLGADLGAVLAALGYPDEALDARRIPPSAWLEAARALVAGEPHQAAEVYARIGSRPDEAYARLAAAGRAWAAGAVAEGEAELAAATAFYREVGAGACLAEAEAMRARQPGASTPAVRPR, from the coding sequence ATGGGTGAGCCCGCTCCGCCCGGCGTCGCCCCGCCAGGGGCCGAGCGCAAGCTCGTCACCGTGCTACTCGCTGACGTGGACGAGGCGGTCGAGGACTTCACAGAGCCCGACCCCGAGGACGTGGCGCGGACGCTCGCCCGCCACCTCGCGCGGGTCCGGGCCGAGGTCGAGGCGTTCGGCGGCACGGTCGAGCAGACCGTCGGCGGTCGCACGGTGGCCGTGTTCGGGGTCCCGCGCACCCGCACCGACGACCCGGAGCGTGCGGTGCGCGCCGCGCTCGCGATCCGCGACGCCCTGAGCAGCCCCGGCCTGGGCGGGCCGGACCCCCGGACCGGTCCAGGGGTGCGGCTGCACGTCGCGGTCGCCACCGGCGAGGCGCTGGTCCGCCCCGGGACGGCCGCCGCCGGCCGCCAGCGGGTGCTCGGCGATCCCGTCACCGTCTGCGCCCGCCTGCTGGAGATCCAGCGGGAGGGCGCCGTGCTGGTCACCGAGGCGACCGGGCGGGCCACCGAGCGGACCGTCAGCTACGCGCCGGCCGGTGCCATCGCCCTCGGCGGGGGCCAGCCGGTCGCGGTGTGGAGCGCGCTCGGGCTGCGCACCGACCCCGTTGAACAGGCCGGGCAGCGGCCCTCCCACCCGCTGGTGGCCCGCACCCGCGAGCTCGGGCTGCTGCTGGACCGCTTCGAGACCGCCCGCGGCAGCGGCACGCCGCACCTGGTCACCCTGGTCGGCCCGCCCGGCATCGGCAAGAGCCGGCTGGTGGCCGAGCTGGCCGGCCGGGTCCGCGCCGGCACCGACCCGGCCACCTGGTGCCAGGGCTGCTCCCTGCCCTACGGCCACGGGGTGACCTTCTGGGCGCTGTCGATGATCGTCAAGGCCCAGGCGGGCATTCTCGAGACCGACACCGCCGCGCAGGCGGAGCGGAAGCTGGCCCGGGCCGCAGCCGCCGCCGTGCCCGACCCCGACGTCGCGACCTGGGTGGCCGGGAAGCTCCGCCGGCTCGTCGGGGCGAGCGCGCCGGCGGGGCCGGCCTCGGGCGACCGCGAGGAGGCCTTCGCCGCCTGGCGGCGCTTCCTGTACGGGCTGGCCCGGCGCCGCCCGCTCGTTCTGGCCGTCGAGGACCTGCACTGGGCCGACGACGCCTTGCTTGACTTCCTGGAGCGCCTGGCCGCCCCACAGGCCCCGGCCGAGGCGGGCCCCATCCCGCTGCTCGTCGTGGCCACCGCCCGGCCCGAGCTGCTCGAGCGCCGGCCGGACTGGGCGGCCGGCCCGCGCGACGACGCGGACGCCCCCGGCCCGGGCACGGCAGCCACCCCCGGCCCGGGCACCGCGGACACCCGCAGGCTGGGCACGGCAGCCACCCCCGGCCCGGGCACCGCGGACACCCGCAGGCCGGGCACGGCAGCCACCCGCAGCCTGGTCGCCCTCGAGCCGCTCTCCGACCGTGACACCGGCCAGCTGCTCGAGGCCCTCCTGGCCCGCCACGGGCTGCCCGGGACCGTCGAGCCGGCGCTGCTGGCCCGGGTCGGCGGCAACCCGCTGTTCGCCGAGGAGTACGTGCGCATGCTGCGCGACCGCGGGGCCATGGGGCCGCACGGCGACCGCGAAGCCTCGGCCAGCGCGGCAGCCATCCCCGAGACCGTGCACGCGATCGTCGCTGCCCGCCTCGACGCCCTGCCGCCCGGGGAGAAGGCCGTGCTGCAGGACGCCGCCGTGCTCGGCCAGGCCGGGTGGGTGGGGGCGCTCACCGAGATCGGTCACCACGAGCGGGCCGGCCTCGAGGCCCGCCTGCGCCGGCTCGAGCAGCGCGAGCTGCTGCACCGGGCCTGGCGGTCCCGGGTCGCCGGCGAGGTCGAGTACGCGTTCAGCCACGTGCTCGTGCGCGACGTCGCCTACGGGCAGATCGTGCGGGCCGAACGGGCCGGCAAGCACCGCCGGGCCGCCGCCTGGATCGAGGCGCTCGCCTCCGACCGCGCCGAGGACCGCGCCGAGCTGCTCGCCTATCACTACCAGGCCGCGCTCGGCTTCGCCCGGGCCGCCGGGCAGGACGTGCCGGGCCTGGCCGACCGCGCCCGGGCCGCCCTCCGGGACGCGGGCGACCGGGCCGCGGCGCTCGGCGCCTGGGCGACCGCGGCCCGCTACCACGCCCAGGCCAGGGACCTCTGCCCGCCCGGCGACCCCGAGCTGCCAGCGCTCGAGCTGCGCCTCGGGCGCGCCCGCTGCCAGGGTGAGGGCGCCGGGCAGGAGGAGCTCGCCAGGGCCAGGGACGGACTCCTGGCAGGGGGCGAGCGGGCGCTCGCGGCCGAGGCCGAGATGCTGCTCGGCGAGCTCGCATTCCTGCACGGCCGGGGTGAGGAGCGGGCCGCCCGCCTGGACCGGGCGCTCGCGCTGGCCGCCGACGCCCCGCCCTCCCGCTCCAAGGCCGCGGTGCTCAAAGGCTGCATGATGCACCTGGTGATCGCCAGCAGGCACGCCGAGGCCCACGGCGTCGCCGAGGAGGTGCTCGCCATGGCCGGAGGCCTCGGGCTCCACGACCTCGAGGCCGACGCCATCGGCACGATCGGGCTGGCCCGGGTCGACGCCGGCGACGCCCGCGGCCTGGCCGACCTCGAGCGCGCCACAGCGATCCTCGAGTCGCTCTCCTCCCCCGGGTCGATCGTGTGGCACCTCAACCTCGCCTATGCCCACGCCGCCCTCGGTGACCTCGTCCGCTCCTCGGCCGCCCTGTCGGCCGCGTCGCGGGCGGCAGGGCGGTTCGGGTCGATGCGGCGGCTGCGCTCGATCGCGCTGCAGCGGGTCGCCGAGTGCTACTGGGCCGGCCGCTGGGACGAGGCGGTGCGCATCGTCGACGAGGACCTGGCCGGGGACGACCGGGAACGCCACTACCTGGAATGGGAGTGCCGCGTCTGGCGCGGCCGCATCCGCCTCGCCCGCGGCCGGGTCGACGCGGCCCTGGAGGACGCCCAGGCGGCGCTGGCGCTGGCCACGGATGCGGCCGACCCGCAGGCCCTCAACCCGGCCCGAGCCTTCGGCGCCCGCGCCCTGCTGGCCGCCGGCCGGACCGACGCGGCCAGACGGACCGCCGACGAGCTGCTGGCCGGGCTCGGCGGGAGCGCCCTCGGGCCGGACCTCGGCGCCGACCTGGGCGCGGTGCTGGCCGCGCTCGGCTACCCGGACGAGGCGCTCGACGCCCGCCGGATCCCGCCTTCGGCCTGGCTGGAGGCGGCCCGGGCCCTGGTGGCCGGCGAGCCGCACCAGGCCGCCGAGGTCTACGCACGGATCGGGTCGCGCCCGGACGAGGCGTACGCCCGCCTGGCCGCCGCCGGCCGGGCCTGGGCCGCGGGAGCGGTCGCCGAAGGCGAGGCCGAGCTGGCCGCCGCGACCGCCTTCTACCGCGAGGTCGGGGCCGGCGCCTGCCTGGCCGAGGCCGAGGCCATGCGGGCCCGGCAGCCCGGCGCTTCCACGCCGGCCGTCCGTCCCCGGTAG